A genomic stretch from Pochonia chlamydosporia 170 chromosome 4, whole genome shotgun sequence includes:
- a CDS encoding WSC domain-containing protein (similar to Metarhizium robertsii ARSEF 23 XP_007820637.1), whose protein sequence is MRLSNFAFGAILAATGIHAQAPPKSAPSEIPQIGKFTGQGCYSSKANMTALDPQIPGQKMSSGSCNEGCKGAGFWVSGLRGPQCLCGFALPPKADMVSDSKCNVGCSSYPQEACGGEDAYTVFNLGVMFDITRYDPSSSSTTGGSKTSTPDSTGHGGSPTSTDATVTKTADPSDSSKSDKGGPNVAGIAAGVVVGVIAAGAAIGGFFFYMRRKRNAEIEEEHRRNAAVNAFISGSKPPSSHGSISMTDSRMDPVMAHRRMSDGSIADNEDYSRRILRVTNA, encoded by the exons ATGAGACTATCAAACTTCGCTTTCGGCGCCATTTTGGCTGCCACTGGTATTCACGCACAAGCTCCTCCCAAGTCAGCGCCTTCCGAGATTCCTCAAATCGGCAAATTCACAGGACAGGGCTGCTATTCCTCCAAGGCAAACATGACGGCGCTCGACCCACAGATTCCTGGCCAGAAAATGTCATCTGGATCTTGTAACGAGGGTTGTAAGGGCGCCGGTTTTTGGGTATCTGGTCTGCGTGGCCCGCAGTGCCTGTGCGGGTTTGCACTTCCGCCAAAGGCTGATATGGTGTCCGACTCGAAATGCAATGTTGGCTGCTCATCATATCCCCAAGAAGCTTGCGGTGGTGAAGACGCTTACACTGTGTTCAACCTGGGTGTCATGTTTGACATTACCAGATATGACCCTTCCAGCTCTAGCACCACCGGTGGCAGCAAGACCAGCACTCCCGACTCAACTGGTCATGGTGGATCCCCGACAAGCACCGATGCCACTGTCACCAAGACCGCAGATCCCTCTGATTCTTCCAAATCGGACAAGGGCGGTCCCAATGTTGCTGGTATCGCTGCCGGCGTCGTCGTTGGTGTTATCGCTGCTGGAGCCGCTATTGGtggcttcttcttctacATGAGGCGCAAGCGTAATGCCGAAATTGAGGAAGAACATCGCCGAAATGCTGCTGTCAACGCATTCATCAGCGGTTCAAAGCCCCCGAGCAGCCACGGCAGCATCTCCATGACTGACTCTCGTATGGACCCTGTCATGGCTCACAGGAGGATGAGCGATGGTAGCATTGCTGACAACGAGGATTATTCGCGAAGGATCCTTCGG GTCACCAACGCATGA